From the genome of Sphingopyxis sp. DBS4:
ATCGCTTTCTGCTCGCCGGTCGAGCAGCGCGCCGCCGCGCGCCCGGTCGCGGCGTGGACGGCGGAGAGGTCGTCGCGGTGCGGCCCCGCGGTCGCGCGGCCCGCGGCAGCATCGATACGGCGGCGCGCAGCGAACAGGGCTTTGAGCGCCTCGACATCGTGGGGCATCTCTCGCGCGCGTCCCTCACCGTCGACCAATGTCAGCAGCGGCCGCGCGAACGGCGCGTCGGGCTGGTCGGCGAGTTCGCCTGACAGCGCCGCGAGCGTCGCCAGCCGCGCGGCGTCGATCGCGGCGCCATGCTCGGCAAGCTGCGCCTCGAGGCTGGCGAGCCATTGCGGATCGGCCTGCCCCGGATCGGCGAGCAGCTTGCCGCGCGCGCGCAGCGCCGCTTCGTAGCGGTTGCTGTGCTGCGCGTGGCGCGGGTCGAGCGCGAGAACGAGGCGATCGAGGAAACGCCGCCGGTTGCCCGCGCTCTCGACGAACAGCCGGTCCATCGCCGGGGTCAACCACAGGATCGCGATCCACTCGCCGAGCGAAGCCGCCGCGGCCGGTGCGCCGTTGATCCGCACGA
Proteins encoded in this window:
- the recF gene encoding DNA replication/repair protein RecF (All proteins in this family for which functions are known are DNA-binding proteins that assist the filamentation of RecA onto DNA for the initiation of recombination or recombinational repair.), which produces MTLTRLSLTDFRNHAGADMAAGAGLVALHGDNGAGKTNILEAISLLAPGRGLRRAPLSDMVRDGANGGFAIFAEVLAGADLPPVALGTGIEPAHPGRRIVRINGAPAAAASLGEWIAILWLTPAMDRLFVESAGNRRRFLDRLVLALDPRHAQHSNRYEAALRARGKLLADPGQADPQWLASLEAQLAEHGAAIDAARLATLAALSGELADQPDAPFARPLLTLVDGEGRAREMPHDVEALKALFAARRRIDAAAGRATAGPHRDDLSAVHAATGRAAARCSTGEQKAMLLSLVLAHSDCVARGRGARPVLLLDEVAAHLDPSRRAALYERLAGQGGQAWLTGTEAALFADMPGPVTRFRIAGGRISPSA